One Dioscorea cayenensis subsp. rotundata cultivar TDr96_F1 chromosome 17, TDr96_F1_v2_PseudoChromosome.rev07_lg8_w22 25.fasta, whole genome shotgun sequence DNA window includes the following coding sequences:
- the LOC120280834 gene encoding LOW QUALITY PROTEIN: 3-ketoacyl-CoA synthase 5-like (The sequence of the model RefSeq protein was modified relative to this genomic sequence to represent the inferred CDS: deleted 1 base in 1 codon), which produces MEETRLKEHVLSLLIHSIHLFTLLACITTETYIFINKHHPIHHLIPLLFILIFSSFLSKPSRVYLVDFSCLKPSSSLRVSSAILLEHLSMIEGFDKESLSFLSKVISSSGLGEETHFPPSLYYLPPRTDHKNCIQEAHMLFFPILHDLFSKTRISPQDIDILILNCSGFCSTPSLSSIIVNHFAMRDDVKTFNLSGMGCSASVISIDIARTLLQLNHGSYAVIVSTEIISTGWYSGKDQRKLLLNCFFRSGSAAALLTNKKGEKNLKYKLLHLVRTQSSYDDNSYFSAMRKEDSEGITGFSIESNFLHAFKELLRSHVMVLGKIILPFRERVKYVIMVVVLQKSSKEHRSPVPEFRTAVKHFCLPASGIPVIKEMGKGLGLGEREVEAALMTFRRFGNQSSSSMWYQLAYLEGRQRIRKGEKVWQLGIGTGPKCNSVIWECMRVLKMEDVHKGPWG; this is translated from the exons ATGGAGGAGACTAGACTAAAGGAGCACGTCCTCTCTCTTCTCATCCATTCCATCCATCTCTTCACTCTCCTAGCATGCATTACCACAGAAACCTACATCTTCATTAACAAACACCACCCCATCCACCACCTCATCCCTCTCCTCTTCATCCTTATCTTCTCATCCTTCCTCTCCAAACCATCCAGAGTTTACCTTGTAGACTTCTCTTGCTTGAAACCCTCTTCAAGTCTGCGAGTTTCCTCAGCAATCCTCCTCGAACATCTTTCCATGATTGAAGGCTTTGACAAAGAGAGCTTATCATTCTTGTCCAAAGTCATCTCCTCCTCCGGCCTCGGAGAAGAAACCCATTTCCCTCCTTCACTGTACTACCTTCCTCCAAGAACTGACCACAAGAACTGCATTCAAGAAGCCCATATGCTCTTCTTCCCCATCCTTCATGACTTGTTCTCCAAAACCCGGATATCTCCTCAAGACATAGACATCCTCATACTCAACTGCAGTGGCTTCTGTTCCACCCCATCACTCTCCTCCATCATTGTCAACCATTTCGCCATGCGAGACGACGTGAAGACCTTCAACCTCTCTGGCATGGGCTGCAGCGCTAGTGTGATCAGCATTGACATTGCAAGAACTCTCCTCCAACTTAACCACGGATCATATGCAGTGATCGTCAGCACTGAGATTATTTCCACCGGTTGGTACTCCGGCAAAGATCAACGAAAACTTCTGCTCAACTGTTTCTTCCGCTCTGGCAGTGCTGCAGCCCTTCTCACTAACAAAAAAGGGGAGAAGAATTTAAAATACAAGTTGCTGCACTTGGTGAGGACTCAGAGCTCATATGATGATAATTCTTACTTTTCAGCCATGAGAAAAGAAGATTCAGAGGGGATCACAGGATTCTCCATTGAAAGCAATTTCTTGCATGCATTCAAAGAGTTACTACGTTCTCATGTCATGGTTCTTGGCAAAATCATCCTGCCATTTAGAGAGAGAGTTAAGTATGTGATCATGGTGGTGGTCTTGCAGAAGTCATCGAAAGAGCACAGAAGTCCGGTGCCGGAGTTTAGGACGGCAGTGAAACATTTCTGCTTGCCAGCATCAGGGATTCCGGTGATAAAGGAGATGGGAAAGGGGTTGGGTTTGGGAGAAAGGGAGGTGGAGGCGGCGTTGATGACTTTCCGGCGG TTCGGAAACCAGTCATCGTCGTCGATGTGGTATCAATTGGCCTATTTGGAAGGAAGACAGAGAATTAGGAAAGGTGAGAAGGTTTGGCAGTTGGGAATAGGGACTGGACCAAAGTGTAACAGTGTCATATGGGAGTGCATGAGGGTGTTGAAGATGGAGGATGTTCACAAGGGACCATGGGGATGA